The window ATGGTTCAAGCGCCTAGCAGATATTTTAGCAAGGCCATGCGGATAAGCAAGCCATAACGCGCCTGCTTGAAATAGATGGCCTTCGGAGACTGGTCCACTTCTGGGAGGATCTCGTCCACGCGCGGCAGGGGGTGCATGATGATTGATCGGGCTTTCATCTGCTTTACCAGCTGCATATCTATCTGATAATAGCCCTTGAGCTTCTGGTATTCTTTCTCGCTTTTGAAACGCTCTTTCTGGATTCTGGTCTGATACAGAACATCTACTTTGGAAATGATGGAATTGAGATCGGCTGTTTCTGTGTAATCCACCCGGTATTTTTTTAGATATACTTTGATATCCTCGCCTACTTTCAGGGCTGGTGGCGAAACGAAGTATATCTTGATATTTTTATATTTTCCCAGGAGATACGAGAGCGAGCGGATTGTCCGGCCATGTAACAGATCACCCACGAAGGCGATCGAGATGCCATCGATTTTCCCCAGTTCTTTTTGGATAGTGTAGAGGTCGAGCAAGGCTTGAGTAGGATGTTGGCCGGCTCCATCGCCGGCGTTGATGACCGGGACTGCGGAAACGCGGGCGGCCCGGGCTGACGCGCCCTGCTCATAGTGGCGGAGCACGATCACGTCGACGTAATTATTGATGACGCGGATAGAATCTTCCAAGGATTCTCCTTTGGCGGCGGAAGAGAATTCTTTGGCGTTTTCTGTGGTGATGACGCTCCCGCCGAGGCGGAGCATGGCCGATTCGAAAGAGAACCGGGTGCGGGTGCTCGGTTCATAGAAAAGAGCGGCCATCACTTTGCCTGTGAGCGGCGTTCCGGTTTTTTTCTCCAACTTGTCCGCCATGGCGAAAAGCGAACTCAAGAGCTTCCGGTCAAATTGCTGCGACTCGACAATGTGTTTCATACGTGAGGGATTATTAAATTTTGTTCAAATCATGCCGGATTCCTCCGCTATTTATATTCCAAGACCCTATCGCGTTCATGAGTATATTTCTCCTACGATTAAGCGCGTTAAATTCATACTCTTCAAGCCTGCCTGCCGGATTCCAGCTCTTCAATGACGGGTATGGTTCATAAGATTGATTGAGGGCGAGTAACTCCTCTGTTGTCCTATCTGCAAATGGCTTTGCAAGAGCCCTTCTTGTGAGCGCTTGTTCAAGTGAACTATGTTCACTGGCTTCGAGTTCCTGCACATCCATGGTCCCAAGTATTTTTTCTGCTGTATCAAATAATCTGGATAATTCTTTAATAATTTCCTCTTTCGGTCTCCCTTCTTTTCTGCTCTCACGATTGAATTTGATGGAATCAATACTGATGATAACACCATCGGGTTTTGGTAATTCAAGATATTGACGCGCGAGCTCAGTAAATTCAACCTGGAGATGCGGCTTAGCGATGGCTGCAAATGAGGAATAGATCATTTCTAGGAGATCTTCCCTGGGTGTTTTTTCGTGTCGGGCCATGTCGATCAGCGCTTGCGTAGACCGGACGTTTGCTTGATCAAAAATGCGGGCAAAATATTTTTGCTTCTCTGCTTGTGGGGCATCATCCGGTGGTTTGGGTAGTTCAAGCTGCTTTTCTCCGTAAGGTGACGCGCCTTTGTGTGCTTGAGAGAGATTTGCATCAAAGGCGCTACTTGTATCAGACCAAGTCTGAGTTGCTTGTTTATAGCTCGAGAGGCTCGTTCCTCCTAACCATTGGTGATGACTCGGATCTCCTTTCCAGAATGATACGTAAACGGTGGCGCTGCCCGTACTGGTATCAGCTACGTATGCGTAGAGTGCCACTTTCCCGCTATCGTCCATGGTGGCGACCTCATAACTACGAGGATTCCGATGGTCTCCAGAAATTCTTTCGGACCCGATGATTTCCGGGTGAATCATAAATCTAGCAAGCTGTGTTTTTATCTCTTCCAGAGAAGGGAAGCGCGGTTCTTGTTCCGGTCTTGGCGGCGTTGGTATTTGTGGGATATCGTGATTCATAGAATGGGGTTAAGGAAAATAAGTGTTTGTTACCAAGGAAATTTCTCACCTTTTTTGAGTATATCAAAAAACCGCCTTCTCGGCGATTTTAGGCAAAAAAAGACCCCCGCCCGTGTATGATCAACAGACTGGAGGACGTTGGTAGTTTGAATATTTCTCTTATGTGGGTCTCACTTGAAGTCTGGTAGCAGCTTCTCGAGCTCAGGCTTCAATTGTTTTGCCGTGACAAATTGGATGCTTTGCATGCCTAGTTCTCGAGCTGCCAGAACATTTGGCAGAGAATCGTCGATGAATAGGCAGTGTTCAGGACGAGCACCGAGTCGCCCTATAACAAAATTAAACGAGCGATGGTCAGGCTTGGAAACCTTGTCGAGGTACGAATACGCAACAACATCAAACAACCTATGATGGTCGAATCTGTTGTTGCAATCCACGATCCATTCCTCGGCGTGTACAGACAATAACGCCAATGGATACCCAAGCTCTTTGAGTCGGAGGATGATTTCACGGGTTCCTTCAACTTCTGTAAAGTTTTTTCGAATATAGCATTTGAGTTCATCGCGGCTGCCCAACTGGGGATGGGCTCTGAGGATCTCGTCAATATACGCGTCTTCGCTGACTTCCCCATGAAAGAATTGCCAAACAATTGGCAGCATGAGCGGTGAACTTGGAAGGTGGTACTGTCGCGCAAGAGCCTTACCGCTCGCCGCAATGCCGGTCAGTAACACCTCGGCAAGATCAAAAATCACGTAGTTGATGTCTGGCATGGTTTACTCCTCGAAAAACGTTCGTAGTTATTAACAGAACAAAGTAAGTCCTGTTACGTTGGTAAATAACAAAGTAGTACGATAGCGTAATTTTAATAAAAGGTCAAGGCTTTGGGGAAAGAAGAGCTTTGATCTTTGCTATCATTTCTTGGTTGTCGTTATCATACTGGAACGCTGTCAAACCGGCTTTGTTGGCCGCTTCGACGTTTGTTAGTTGGTCATCCACATATACTATCTCATGCGGATCAAGGTGGAGCTTGTTGGCTATGAAGATATACGCCTGTGGGTCTTTTTTACTCAGGCCGAGGTCATTAGCGGCAAAGATATAGTCGAAAACCGGTTTCAAGCGCGCTCTGATTTCCGGGTGGTTCTGGATGATATCAGTCGTGAAAAGGTTCACGGGATATTTTGCTTTCAAAGATTTGTAAAAATCCAGCAATTCATCGTTCAATTCATAGTAATCAAGGATTTGGTATGTTCCTTTTAGCTCTGCCAGAAGTCTTTTGTGCAGTGCGTTCAATCCGCCGGTATATTTTCTGTCTTTCGGTCGC is drawn from Deltaproteobacteria bacterium GWA2_45_12 and contains these coding sequences:
- a CDS encoding aspartate carbamoyltransferase; translated protein: MKHIVESQQFDRKLLSSLFAMADKLEKKTGTPLTGKVMAALFYEPSTRTRFSFESAMLRLGGSVITTENAKEFSSAAKGESLEDSIRVINNYVDVIVLRHYEQGASARAARVSAVPVINAGDGAGQHPTQALLDLYTIQKELGKIDGISIAFVGDLLHGRTIRSLSYLLGKYKNIKIYFVSPPALKVGEDIKVYLKKYRVDYTETADLNSIISKVDVLYQTRIQKERFKSEKEYQKLKGYYQIDMQLVKQMKARSIIMHPLPRVDEILPEVDQSPKAIYFKQARYGLLIRMALLKYLLGA